One window from the genome of Thermithiobacillus plumbiphilus encodes:
- a CDS encoding NUDIX hydrolase: protein MDRKSPRISVDIIIEKADDPARPVLLIERHFEPLGYAIPGGFVDYGETLEAAACREALEETGLRVELERLLYCYSDPARDPRGHTISAVFLASAIGEAQAADDAKALAWYARGDWPADLVFDHRRILEDYLRFRETGMLPAPGSCPALS from the coding sequence ATGGACAGGAAATCGCCGAGAATCAGCGTGGACATCATCATAGAGAAAGCGGATGACCCGGCGCGTCCGGTGCTGCTGATCGAACGGCATTTCGAACCATTGGGATACGCCATTCCGGGCGGCTTTGTCGATTATGGCGAAACCCTGGAGGCCGCGGCCTGCCGCGAGGCGCTGGAAGAAACCGGGCTGCGGGTGGAACTCGAACGCCTGCTGTACTGCTACTCCGATCCCGCTCGCGACCCCCGGGGCCATACCATCAGCGCGGTCTTTCTCGCCAGCGCCATCGGTGAGGCTCAGGCCGCGGATGATGCCAAGGCCCTGGCCTGGTATGCCCGCGGTGACTGGCCGGCGGATCTGGTCTTCGATCACCGCCGGATCCTGGAGGATTATCTGCGGTTCCGGGAAACCGGCATGCTGCCCGCGCCCGGAAGCTGTCCGGCCCTGAGCTGA
- a CDS encoding DUF3108 domain-containing protein, whose amino-acid sequence MANLFKYFLTTGLAFTMLMGGAAAGQTASTQLPVYEQLEYQVSWNGLPAGTLQQTLKRQPNGTYLLTVTANTNRAVNIFYRLDSDQTSLFRLTGDRLQVLRYTHQNKGSEPFPREVRFDWEQMQAHMKNEKDGSKDVAITRDTYDPNTLIQQIRFFPASVKDPFMVVDGKSNKRLQIKDLGVNRIHTSAGEFAVRCVEQVDVQQDNPDKKRVASICYSQDERHLPVELRFHSKYGDFVARLKSIQTQTST is encoded by the coding sequence ATGGCGAATCTGTTCAAGTACTTCCTGACAACCGGCCTGGCATTCACGATGCTGATGGGCGGCGCAGCAGCCGGACAGACAGCAAGCACCCAGCTGCCGGTCTACGAACAGCTTGAATATCAGGTGAGCTGGAACGGTCTGCCGGCCGGCACCCTGCAGCAGACCCTCAAGCGCCAGCCCAATGGCACTTATCTGTTGACGGTGACCGCCAACACCAATCGGGCGGTGAACATCTTCTATCGGCTCGACAGTGATCAGACCTCGCTGTTCCGACTGACCGGGGATCGCCTGCAGGTACTGCGCTACACGCACCAGAACAAGGGCAGCGAGCCCTTTCCGCGGGAAGTGCGCTTCGACTGGGAACAGATGCAGGCCCACATGAAAAACGAGAAGGATGGCAGCAAGGACGTGGCCATCACCCGCGACACCTATGACCCGAACACGCTGATCCAGCAGATACGCTTTTTTCCTGCCAGCGTGAAGGATCCCTTCATGGTGGTGGACGGCAAGAGCAACAAGCGCCTGCAGATCAAGGATCTCGGCGTCAACCGGATCCACACCAGTGCCGGTGAGTTTGCGGTGCGCTGCGTCGAACAGGTCGATGTCCAGCAGGACAACCCGGATAAAAAGCGCGTGGCGAGCATCTGCTACAGCCAGGACGAACGCCATCTGCCGGTGGAATTACGCTTTCATTCCAAGTATGGGGATTTCGTGGCCCGCCTGAAGTCCATCCAGACCCAGACCAGCACCTGA
- the purN gene encoding phosphoribosylglycinamide formyltransferase: MAEVRRPLRIAALVSGRGSNLQAIIDAIAGGRLSAEIGVVISNVASAAALQRAESQGIPTQVVRNRDFPDREAFDAELTRCIDAHEADLVVLAGFMRLLTPGFVQRFSGRLVNIHPSLLPAFPGLRPHERALEAGVRIHGATVHFVNEETDGGPIIAQAAIPVLADDTPETLAVRVLAQEHRLYPMALQWISEGRLRLENGRVLVNGAESPPLPMIWPG; encoded by the coding sequence TTGGCTGAAGTTCGGCGGCCCCTGCGGATCGCGGCACTGGTATCCGGGCGCGGCAGCAATCTGCAGGCCATTATCGACGCCATTGCAGGTGGCCGCTTGAGCGCCGAAATCGGTGTTGTCATCAGCAATGTTGCCAGCGCTGCGGCGCTGCAACGGGCTGAGAGCCAGGGCATTCCCACCCAGGTTGTCAGGAACCGAGACTTCCCGGATCGGGAAGCCTTCGACGCGGAACTGACCCGCTGTATCGACGCCCACGAAGCGGACCTGGTGGTGCTGGCGGGCTTCATGCGTCTGCTCACGCCCGGTTTCGTCCAGCGCTTTTCCGGCAGACTGGTCAACATCCATCCATCCCTGCTGCCCGCCTTTCCCGGCCTGCGCCCACACGAGCGGGCCCTGGAAGCCGGGGTCAGGATTCACGGCGCGACGGTGCATTTCGTCAATGAAGAGACCGATGGTGGCCCCATCATCGCCCAGGCCGCCATCCCGGTGCTGGCGGATGATACTCCGGAAACACTGGCCGTTCGGGTACTGGCACAGGAGCACCGGCTCTATCCCATGGCGCTACAATGGATCAGCGAGGGCCGCCTGCGCCTTGAAAACGGCCGGGTGCTGGTCAATGGCGCTGAAAGTCCTCCGCTACCGATGATCTGGCCCGGGTAA
- the purM gene encoding phosphoribosylformylglycinamidine cyclo-ligase, whose product MAEDKSSLSYRDAGVNIDAGNALVERIKPIARRTQRPGVMGGLGGFGGFFEIPVDRYRQPVLVSGTDGVGTKLLLAQQMQLHDSIGIDLVAMCVNDLLVTGAEPLYFLDYFACGRLDVDTAEKVISGIGKGCEQAGCALIGGETAEMPGMYGTEDYDLAGFAVGVVEKDAIIDGSAVSEGDVLIGIASSGLHSNGFSLARKVLERSGQALDSAFGGSTLGATLLTPTRIYARSLQALGQAVKIHAMAHITGGGLPENLPRVLPKNLAARIDARSWQRPPIFDWLQTEGNIDSREMYRTFNCGIGMVAILAASEAQRALQVLADAGEQAWRIGEVVARAGAGVEILG is encoded by the coding sequence GTGGCCGAAGACAAATCCTCCCTTTCTTATCGTGATGCCGGTGTCAACATCGACGCGGGCAACGCGCTGGTGGAGCGCATCAAGCCGATTGCCCGACGCACGCAGCGGCCCGGCGTGATGGGTGGTCTGGGCGGCTTCGGCGGCTTTTTCGAGATCCCGGTCGATCGCTACCGCCAGCCGGTGCTGGTATCCGGCACCGATGGCGTGGGTACCAAGCTCCTGCTCGCCCAGCAAATGCAGCTTCATGATAGCATCGGAATCGATCTGGTCGCCATGTGTGTCAACGACCTGCTGGTCACCGGCGCCGAACCGCTGTATTTCCTGGACTATTTTGCCTGCGGCCGGCTCGACGTGGATACCGCCGAAAAGGTCATTTCCGGCATCGGCAAGGGCTGCGAGCAGGCCGGGTGCGCGCTGATCGGTGGCGAGACCGCCGAGATGCCGGGCATGTACGGCACCGAGGACTACGATCTGGCGGGTTTCGCGGTGGGCGTGGTGGAAAAGGACGCCATCATCGACGGCAGCGCCGTGAGCGAAGGCGACGTGCTAATCGGCATTGCATCGAGCGGCCTGCATTCCAACGGCTTCTCGCTGGCGCGCAAGGTGCTGGAACGCAGCGGCCAGGCACTCGACAGCGCCTTTGGCGGCAGCACGCTCGGCGCCACGCTGCTCACGCCCACCCGCATCTACGCAAGATCCCTGCAGGCCCTTGGCCAGGCGGTGAAGATACATGCCATGGCGCACATCACCGGTGGCGGCCTGCCGGAAAACCTGCCCCGGGTTCTCCCCAAGAATCTCGCCGCCCGCATTGATGCACGAAGTTGGCAGCGCCCGCCGATCTTCGACTGGCTGCAGACCGAGGGCAACATCGACAGTCGCGAGATGTACCGCACCTTCAACTGCGGCATCGGCATGGTGGCGATCCTGGCGGCCAGCGAAGCCCAGCGGGCCCTGCAGGTACTTGCCGATGCCGGCGAGCAGGCCTGGCGCATCGGCGAGGTCGTAGCGCGCGCGGGTGCCGGAGTGGAAATCCTTGGCTGA
- the pgsA gene encoding CDP-diacylglycerol--glycerol-3-phosphate 3-phosphatidyltransferase: protein MNLPNTITILRLLLVPVVAYALLIGDVAKALILFLVASISDGLDGYLARRLNQRTRLGAILDPLADKLLVVSVVILLTWTGLLPLWLTALIILRDVIIVSGALIYHYWIGPVQIAPSYVSKVNTTAQFILIVLVLAVGADWLGLTELLPYAFAIVFATTLLSGVDYVLHWSRRAAESRKRKACK, encoded by the coding sequence ATGAACCTACCTAATACGATTACCATTCTGCGTCTCCTGCTCGTGCCGGTAGTGGCTTACGCGCTGTTGATCGGGGATGTCGCCAAGGCGCTGATCCTCTTCCTGGTGGCGAGCATCAGTGACGGGCTGGATGGCTATCTGGCGCGACGCCTGAATCAGCGTACCCGGCTCGGTGCCATCCTTGACCCCCTGGCGGACAAGCTGCTGGTGGTGAGTGTCGTCATTCTGCTCACCTGGACCGGATTGCTGCCGCTCTGGCTCACAGCCCTGATCATCCTGCGCGACGTCATCATCGTCTCGGGTGCCCTGATCTATCATTACTGGATCGGTCCGGTCCAGATCGCGCCCAGCTATGTCAGCAAGGTCAATACCACGGCCCAGTTCATCCTGATCGTGCTGGTACTGGCGGTCGGCGCTGACTGGCTGGGCCTGACAGAGTTGCTGCCATATGCCTTCGCCATCGTTTTCGCGACAACGCTGCTGTCCGGAGTGGATTATGTACTGCACTGGAGCCGCCGGGCGGCGGAAAGCCGCAAGAGGAAAGCCTGTAAATGA
- a CDS encoding AI-2E family transporter — MTTPRVIVLVLLAAGILVLYYLGPLLSLFVGSALLAYLLLPPVDYLSRTLPRWLAVAAVFGLFIAILILAGMLLVPLIGEQIQVFLANWPRYQAILLERLNAIYLALGSPGSPEAILASLQGQVGKVGGWFATGLGHVWNSSMAFLAWTLNLVLVPVIAFYLLKDWHGILARIDELLPRPQAPRLRALFAETDQVLGEFLRGQLLVMLGLGSMYSLGLMILGLNLALPIGIFAGLVSFIPYLGLILGGGIALVMAALQFHDAIHPLWVLGIFAGAQLIESTLLTPWLVGDRIGIHPVGVIFAVLAGEQLYGVTGMLLALPLAAILTVWWRPVLGRYRLSRFYRGTGPAPTLAEPSPGDGAP; from the coding sequence ATGACGACACCCCGCGTAATTGTGCTGGTTCTGCTGGCAGCCGGCATCCTGGTCCTCTACTATCTGGGACCTCTGCTGTCACTTTTCGTTGGCTCGGCACTGCTGGCCTATCTGTTGCTGCCGCCCGTGGATTATCTGTCCCGCACCTTGCCCCGCTGGCTGGCGGTGGCCGCCGTTTTCGGCCTGTTCATTGCGATCCTGATCCTGGCAGGCATGTTGCTGGTGCCCCTGATCGGGGAACAGATCCAGGTATTTCTGGCCAACTGGCCACGCTATCAGGCCATCCTGCTGGAGCGCCTGAACGCGATATACCTGGCCCTGGGAAGCCCCGGGTCGCCAGAGGCCATACTGGCCAGTCTTCAGGGGCAGGTAGGCAAGGTGGGTGGCTGGTTCGCGACCGGGTTGGGTCATGTCTGGAATTCCAGCATGGCCTTTCTCGCCTGGACCCTGAACCTCGTTCTGGTGCCAGTGATCGCTTTCTATCTGCTGAAGGACTGGCACGGGATCCTCGCCAGGATCGATGAGCTGCTGCCGAGGCCACAGGCGCCGCGTCTGCGCGCCCTCTTTGCGGAGACCGACCAGGTACTGGGGGAGTTCCTGCGGGGACAGCTGCTCGTCATGCTGGGGCTGGGCAGCATGTATTCGCTGGGGCTGATGATCCTGGGCCTGAATCTGGCACTGCCCATCGGCATCTTTGCCGGTCTGGTCAGCTTCATTCCCTACCTTGGCTTGATACTGGGTGGCGGTATTGCCCTGGTGATGGCGGCGCTGCAGTTCCATGATGCCATACACCCCTTGTGGGTATTGGGTATCTTCGCCGGCGCACAGCTGATCGAATCGACCCTGCTGACGCCCTGGCTGGTGGGAGACCGTATCGGTATTCATCCGGTTGGGGTGATCTTCGCGGTACTCGCCGGGGAGCAGCTTTATGGCGTTACGGGCATGTTGCTGGCATTGCCTTTGGCGGCGATCCTGACCGTCTGGTGGCGACCGGTGCTGGGTCGCTATCGCCTGAGCCGCTTTTATCGGGGAACAGGTCCTGCGCCCACGCTCGCTGAACCATCCCCAGGGGACGGTGCGCCGTGA
- the hda gene encoding DnaA regulatory inactivator Hda, with amino-acid sequence MSFSPSLQLPLDLGFPDELHFEGYYRSAGNAEALEAVSTLARAEAPVHSVYLWGPSGTGKTHLLVAAARQMADAGWSPYIDMVDFAAQMPAGEPSQWLAGLERASLVCFDRMESIAGDIRWEEAVFHCFNRLQAQGGRLLMAGRQAPAATSWALADWASRASWGLVLGLPPLQDQDRLGILQLRAAARGLELPGEVGEFLLQRYPRDIRQLNRILDELDRAALAAARRLTIPFVRSVLRF; translated from the coding sequence GTGAGCTTCAGCCCTTCCCTGCAATTGCCGCTGGATCTTGGCTTTCCTGATGAACTGCATTTCGAGGGCTATTACCGGTCAGCGGGCAATGCCGAGGCACTGGAAGCGGTCAGCACACTGGCCCGGGCGGAAGCACCGGTGCACAGCGTTTATCTCTGGGGGCCATCCGGTACGGGGAAAACGCACTTGTTGGTTGCCGCGGCGCGGCAGATGGCGGATGCCGGCTGGTCCCCGTATATCGACATGGTCGATTTTGCCGCCCAGATGCCCGCCGGGGAGCCTTCACAGTGGCTGGCGGGCCTGGAGCGCGCCTCTCTGGTCTGCTTTGACAGGATGGAGAGCATCGCCGGCGATATTCGCTGGGAAGAGGCGGTGTTTCACTGCTTCAATCGCCTGCAGGCGCAGGGTGGACGGCTGCTGATGGCAGGCCGCCAGGCGCCGGCAGCCACTTCCTGGGCCCTGGCGGACTGGGCCAGCCGTGCCAGTTGGGGGCTGGTACTAGGCCTGCCACCCTTGCAGGACCAGGACCGGCTGGGCATCCTGCAGCTGCGGGCAGCAGCGCGTGGTCTGGAGCTGCCCGGCGAAGTGGGAGAGTTCCTGTTGCAGCGTTATCCCCGCGATATCCGCCAGCTCAACCGCATTCTCGATGAACTGGACCGGGCCGCCCTGGCGGCAGCGCGCCGCCTGACCATCCCTTTTGTCAGGTCGGTACTGCGCTTCTGA
- a CDS encoding DUF2069 domain-containing protein, with protein MTSASPMERLAHGAALTGYFGLIILTLIWETRWAPSSYAPPVVWLAIKAVPLLFPLRGMLHGRIYTYAWASMLSLAYLAEGVVLVYADAAQRLPALLEVLLASAMFAGCNVYVRHKARRLRSAVPT; from the coding sequence GTGACATCAGCCTCCCCCATGGAAAGGCTCGCCCATGGCGCCGCCCTGACCGGCTATTTCGGTCTCATCATTCTCACCCTGATCTGGGAAACCCGCTGGGCCCCATCCAGCTACGCCCCGCCGGTGGTGTGGCTGGCCATCAAGGCCGTGCCGCTGCTGTTTCCCTTGCGGGGCATGCTGCACGGCCGCATCTACACCTATGCCTGGGCAAGCATGCTGTCGCTGGCCTACCTGGCCGAAGGCGTGGTACTCGTCTATGCCGATGCCGCCCAGCGCCTGCCGGCATTGCTGGAGGTCCTGCTCGCCAGCGCCATGTTTGCCGGCTGCAATGTCTATGTGCGCCATAAGGCCAGACGGCTCAGAAGCGCAGTACCGACCTGA
- the arsC gene encoding arsenate reductase (glutaredoxin) (This arsenate reductase requires both glutathione and glutaredoxin to convert arsenate to arsenite, after which the efflux transporter formed by ArsA and ArsB can extrude the arsenite from the cell, providing resistance.) gives MQVRIYHNPRCSKSREALRLIRERGIEPTVIDYQKTPPGETEIELLLDLLGKEPRQIMRTQDDLYQIANLDDQGLVRETLIRALIQRPALLERPIVVVDDARAVIARPPEKVLEILPAAQTTP, from the coding sequence ATGCAGGTCAGAATCTATCATAATCCACGCTGTTCCAAATCCCGCGAGGCCCTGCGCCTGATCCGCGAGCGCGGCATAGAACCGACCGTGATCGATTACCAGAAGACACCACCCGGCGAGACCGAGATCGAGCTGCTGCTTGATCTGCTTGGCAAGGAGCCACGCCAGATCATGCGGACTCAGGATGATCTCTATCAGATTGCCAATCTGGATGATCAGGGATTGGTCCGGGAAACCCTGATTCGTGCCCTGATCCAGCGCCCTGCCTTGCTGGAGCGGCCCATCGTGGTGGTGGATGATGCCCGGGCAGTCATCGCCCGCCCGCCGGAAAAGGTACTTGAAATACTGCCTGCCGCCCAGACAACTCCTTAA
- a CDS encoding DUF4398 domain-containing protein: protein MTLGVYWMQNWREAVLGLCLASSMASMAGCASAPVQEMSDARAAIAEAQRSGAAEHAPLGLSTAESLLNRAQIEIEVQNYLMAREYARQAKDAAVQARIKAQVGRAEPGEARP, encoded by the coding sequence ATGACCTTGGGAGTGTACTGGATGCAGAACTGGCGTGAAGCCGTGCTGGGCCTATGCCTGGCCTCCTCCATGGCGAGCATGGCGGGTTGCGCAAGCGCCCCCGTGCAGGAAATGAGTGATGCCCGCGCGGCGATTGCCGAGGCCCAGCGCAGCGGTGCCGCGGAGCACGCGCCACTCGGCTTGAGCACTGCGGAGTCCTTGCTGAATCGCGCCCAGATCGAGATCGAGGTGCAAAATTATTTGATGGCGCGGGAATATGCCAGACAGGCCAAGGATGCCGCTGTCCAGGCGCGCATCAAGGCCCAGGTGGGCCGGGCAGAGCCTGGCGAGGCCAGACCCTAG
- the phoB gene encoding phosphate regulon transcriptional regulator PhoB: MEAQAEQQFRILVVEDEAGIQELVRVNLARQGYEARCASSTEAAAALLAEWQPHLLLLDWMLPGESGLDWCRRLRRQEMTRHLPIVLLTARGEEGDRVRGLDYGADDYISKPFSIKELLARIKALLRRSYPEGEQAVIAAGPLRLDQKSHRVHANGSEVRLGPTEFRLLRFLMLHPERVFSRETLLDRVWGQQVYVEERTVDVHIRRLRKALEPFGCEDYIETVRGAGYRLRSQAPQLQDEADGASS, encoded by the coding sequence ATGGAAGCACAGGCAGAACAGCAGTTTCGCATTCTGGTGGTCGAGGATGAGGCAGGCATTCAGGAGCTGGTGCGCGTCAATCTTGCAAGGCAGGGTTATGAAGCGCGTTGCGCCTCCAGTACCGAAGCTGCAGCGGCCCTGCTGGCGGAATGGCAGCCGCACCTGCTGCTGCTTGACTGGATGCTGCCCGGAGAGAGCGGGCTGGACTGGTGCCGCCGCCTGCGCCGCCAGGAGATGACGCGCCATCTTCCCATCGTGCTGTTGACCGCGCGTGGTGAGGAGGGCGACCGTGTCCGCGGGCTGGACTACGGTGCCGATGACTACATCAGCAAGCCCTTTTCCATCAAGGAGCTGCTGGCCCGCATCAAGGCCCTGCTGCGCCGCTCCTACCCCGAAGGCGAACAGGCAGTGATTGCTGCCGGTCCGCTGCGGCTGGATCAGAAATCCCACCGCGTGCACGCCAATGGCAGCGAGGTCCGGCTCGGCCCCACCGAGTTCAGGCTGTTGCGCTTTCTGATGCTGCATCCCGAGCGTGTCTTTTCCCGCGAAACGCTGCTGGACCGGGTCTGGGGACAGCAGGTCTATGTCGAGGAGCGTACCGTGGACGTGCACATCCGGCGCCTGCGCAAGGCCCTGGAGCCCTTTGGCTGCGAGGATTATATCGAAACCGTGCGCGGCGCGGGCTACCGTCTGCGCTCCCAGGCCCCCCAGTTGCAGGATGAGGCTGATGGTGCTTCCAGCTAG
- the phoR gene encoding phosphate regulon sensor histidine kinase PhoR, producing the protein MVLPASLAGPLGFALLGILPAALGCTNPVCRGLEILVFLLLVFWIGWHRSQVIKLQHWFAAPDNVLPPEASGQWEELFSIGYRWRKGEEQQRHRLRQTLEQLQQAMDALPDALLLLDARGEMLWGNRSTATLLGLQWPMDRGQSLDHLVRHPRFRAFIEQGEAGTLQIPSPVAPQKTLEVSRFPLPQGDSLMAFRDVSRLLQLEQMRRDFVANVSHELRSPITVLSGFIETLQETPGCNDGEAASYLDLMAQQTTRMQSLVANLLILARLESEALPRHHEPVLLSGLIRQTLGALQEQSQSKALRIELELDDSLYICAELVDLTSIVRNLIENAISYTPAGERIRISWTRNPEGALFIVEDSGSGIAPEHLPRLTERFYRVDEGRARGSGGTGLGLSIVKHAAARYDARLQIESQPGLGSTFRVHFPKAHLCRGEVPD; encoded by the coding sequence ATGGTGCTTCCAGCTAGCCTTGCCGGGCCGCTGGGATTTGCCCTGCTGGGCATTTTGCCTGCTGCACTGGGCTGTACGAATCCTGTCTGCCGCGGCCTGGAGATCCTGGTCTTTCTCCTGCTGGTATTCTGGATCGGCTGGCACCGAAGCCAGGTCATCAAGCTGCAGCACTGGTTCGCCGCCCCGGATAACGTGCTGCCACCTGAAGCGAGCGGGCAATGGGAGGAGCTGTTCTCCATCGGTTATCGCTGGCGCAAGGGGGAGGAGCAGCAGCGTCACAGGCTGCGCCAGACTTTGGAGCAGCTCCAGCAAGCCATGGATGCCCTGCCGGATGCCCTGCTGCTGCTGGATGCGCGCGGCGAAATGCTCTGGGGCAACCGCAGCACGGCCACACTGCTCGGGCTGCAATGGCCCATGGATCGCGGGCAGTCCTTGGATCATCTGGTCCGCCATCCGCGTTTTCGGGCCTTCATTGAGCAGGGAGAGGCTGGTACCCTGCAGATTCCGTCTCCCGTGGCACCGCAGAAGACCCTGGAAGTCAGTCGCTTTCCGCTGCCCCAAGGCGATAGCCTCATGGCCTTTCGCGATGTCAGCCGGTTGCTGCAACTGGAACAGATGCGGCGGGATTTCGTGGCCAATGTCTCCCATGAGCTGCGCAGCCCCATCACCGTGCTGAGCGGTTTCATCGAAACCCTTCAGGAGACTCCCGGCTGCAATGATGGTGAGGCGGCCTCCTATCTGGACCTGATGGCACAACAGACCACCCGCATGCAGTCCCTGGTGGCAAACCTTCTGATACTGGCAAGGCTGGAAAGCGAGGCATTGCCCCGCCATCATGAGCCTGTCCTCCTGTCGGGCCTGATCCGCCAGACCCTGGGTGCCCTTCAGGAACAGTCGCAGTCAAAGGCCCTGAGAATCGAACTTGAGCTCGATGATAGTCTCTATATCTGTGCCGAACTTGTGGATCTCACGAGTATCGTTCGTAATCTGATCGAAAACGCGATCAGCTATACGCCCGCCGGTGAGCGCATCAGGATTTCCTGGACGCGCAATCCCGAGGGGGCGCTGTTCATCGTCGAAGATAGCGGGTCAGGCATTGCGCCGGAGCACTTGCCCCGCTTGACTGAGCGGTTCTATCGGGTGGACGAGGGCAGAGCCCGGGGTAGTGGCGGCACCGGTCTTGGGCTTTCCATTGTCAAGCACGCCGCCGCCCGTTACGATGCGCGCTTACAAATCGAAAGCCAGCCAGGGCTTGGCAGTACATTTCGCGTACATTTTCCCAAGGCACATCTCTGTCGTGGCGAAGTGCCGGATTGA
- a CDS encoding FAD-dependent oxidoreductase, which yields MHLLIIGGSDAGISAALRAHELNPGVEITLMLADDYPNFSICGLPYYLSGETPDWRQLAHRTEFPGIRILRRHTARSIDARGKAVLVEHAGTEQTIRYDRLIVATGAAPMRPELPGSELDGVFLLHTMNDSFAVHKHLTEREPRTAVLVGAGYIGLEMADALTQRGIAVTLLSRPETVLPTVDPALGDLVKDALQRHGVRVLTGLSATQIEQRSGDSASSRLWVTDSAGTQHPADMVILAVGARPASDLAGRAGAELGVRGAIAVTRRMQTSLPDVLAAGDCGETYHRLLDKPAYISLGTIAHKQGRIAGENAVGGNREFAGALGSQSLKVFDLAIARTGLLDHEARGGGFDPSTVPTQANDHKAYYPGAVTLHIRMTGDCQTGRLLGAQILGHRKAEISKRIDIVAAALFQNASVEQLNDLDLSYTPPFSSPWDPVQVAAQAWSARQYFLAKT from the coding sequence ATGCACCTACTGATAATTGGCGGCAGCGATGCCGGCATTAGTGCGGCGCTGCGCGCCCACGAACTCAATCCGGGCGTCGAAATAACGCTCATGCTGGCGGACGACTATCCTAACTTTAGCATCTGCGGACTGCCTTATTATCTCAGCGGAGAAACGCCTGATTGGCGTCAACTCGCTCATCGCACCGAGTTTCCCGGAATACGAATCTTGCGCCGGCATACGGCACGGTCGATCGACGCGCGGGGGAAAGCGGTTTTGGTCGAGCACGCGGGAACGGAGCAGACGATCCGGTATGATCGCCTGATCGTGGCAACGGGGGCGGCGCCGATGCGCCCCGAGCTGCCGGGAAGCGAGCTGGACGGCGTGTTCCTGCTGCACACGATGAATGACAGCTTCGCGGTTCACAAGCACCTGACGGAGCGGGAGCCGCGGACCGCGGTGCTCGTCGGCGCCGGTTACATCGGGCTCGAGATGGCCGACGCGCTCACCCAGCGCGGTATTGCCGTAACCCTGCTCAGCCGCCCTGAAACGGTGCTTCCGACGGTCGACCCAGCGCTTGGCGATTTGGTCAAGGACGCGTTGCAGCGGCATGGAGTGCGTGTCCTGACCGGCCTCAGCGCCACGCAGATCGAACAACGGTCCGGGGACAGCGCGAGTTCGCGCTTGTGGGTGACGGACTCAGCGGGCACCCAGCACCCCGCGGATATGGTGATCCTGGCGGTCGGTGCGCGGCCAGCCAGCGATCTGGCCGGCCGAGCGGGCGCAGAACTCGGGGTACGCGGTGCCATCGCGGTCACGCGGCGGATGCAAACAAGCCTGCCCGATGTGCTCGCCGCCGGCGACTGTGGGGAGACCTATCATCGCCTGCTCGACAAGCCGGCTTATATCTCGCTGGGTACGATCGCACACAAGCAAGGCCGGATTGCGGGCGAGAACGCGGTCGGCGGCAACCGGGAGTTCGCTGGCGCGCTCGGCAGCCAGAGTCTCAAGGTTTTCGACCTTGCGATCGCCCGAACGGGCCTCCTGGATCACGAAGCCCGTGGCGGCGGTTTTGATCCATCGACCGTGCCAACGCAAGCCAACGACCACAAGGCTTACTACCCGGGCGCGGTGACGCTCCATATCCGCATGACGGGCGATTGCCAGACCGGCCGGCTGCTTGGCGCGCAGATCCTCGGACACCGAAAGGCGGAGATCTCCAAGCGGATCGACATCGTTGCCGCGGCGCTTTTCCAGAATGCGAGCGTCGAGCAGCTCAACGACTTGGACCTCAGCTATACGCCACCGTTCAGCAGCCCGTGGGACCCGGTGCAGGTGGCTGCCCAGGCTTGGTCCGCCAGGCAATATTTTCTCGCCAAAACGTGA